The region AACGGGATGTACCCGTTGATCAGGTGCAGGTCGGAACCGCAGACCGCGCTCTGCCGCACCTTGACGATGGCGTCCTGGGTGTTGCGGATCTGCGGGTCCGGGACCCGCTCGACCGCCAGCTTGTCGACACCCTCCCAGCACAGCGCCTTCATCCGGCCGCCCTCACACTCGTCCCTGGTCGCGGCCGTGCCGGGTGGCCACCTCCAACGGCCGGTTGAGCAGCGTGCGGCGGGTCGTGCTGGGCCGGTCGGGGCTGAGCAGCTCACCCGTCTCGGCCAACTGCTTGGCCTGGCGCAGTGCGGTGCGCAGCGCCATCCGCGGATCGTCGCCGGTGAGATGGGCGACCATGCCGGTCAACACGTCCGAACCGCCGGCGCGCAGCCGGACCGCCAACTCGGTGCCCCGCCCGCCGGGTGCTGGCCGGACCCGGGTCTCGACCCCGTCGCCGAGTCGGACGAGTGGTTCGGGCAGCTGGCCTTTCGGCGCGACCTGGGCCGGGGGCCGGTCGACGGTCACCGTCTGCCACCGGGACGCCCACCTGCCGGTGGAGCCCCGGCCCGGCCAGTTGCCCCGACCCGGACGGGACAACGCCCGGTGCATCGCGATCGCCCCGGCCGTAACGACGGCCGCCGCCGCTGCCGCACCCTTCGTCACCCGTCCCATCAGCCTCACCCGTCCCTCGTCGTTCGCCCGGGTTCCACCGCTGTACGACGTTCCGCTTCGGCAATGGTGGGCAACGGTCGGGTGAACCAGGCTCCCCCCGAAGGGGTGAAGCTCGGCGGCTCGGGTATCCGGCGCCGGCGAGCAGCGGTCGGCCCTGTCGACGGGCGGCCTCGGATATCCGTTCGGCCGGACCCGGGGGCGGGGGACATCCGCGCGCCGGAGGGTGGCGTGGTCGTACTGGCGGAGGTGATGGGGCGGAGATGGTGGAGGACCGGATCGGGGATGGTCGAAGGCTCCCGCCGTTGCTGGCAGCCAAACTGGCGGTGGCCGCCCTGCCCGGCGAGACGGTGGCGAGACCCCGACTGTTCCGGCTGCTCGACGCCGGTGTCACCGGGCCGGTCACCCTGGTCAACGCGCCGGCGGGCTGGGGCAAGACCACGCTGCTGAGCGCCTGGAGCCGGGCCCGGGACGCACGGACACCCGCCTGGCTCTCGGTCCAGTCCGGTGACACCGGTGACCGGCTCTGGGCGTACCTGTGGGCGGCCCTGATCCCCGATGGCCCGGATGGTCGTGTCGTTGCCGGGTCTGTTGGTCGGCCCGGCTTCCTCGAACATCTCGCGGCGGTCCTCGCCGAGCGGGCGGAGCCGACGATCCTGGTCGTCGACGACCTTCACCTGGTCGACGATCCGACCGTACTCGACGGCCTCGAAGCCCTGCTCCGGCACACGGGGGACCGGCTGCGCCTGGTGCTCGGCTGCCGGCGTGCCCCGACGTTGGCCCTGCATCGCCGCCGGCTCAGCGGCGAGCTGACCGAGATCGGTGCGACCGAGTTGGCGTTCACCGCCGAGGAGACGACCGAACTGCTGGCCGCACACGAGGTCACCCTGGCCGCCCGACAGGTGCACGACCTGCGCACCCGGACCGAGGGCTGGCCGGCCGGGCTGCGTATCGCCGCCCGGTGGCTACGCGGACACCCCGACCCGGAGCGGTTCGTCGCCGGGTTCTCCGGGGACCATCCGGACGTCGCCGGCTATCTGGCCGAGGAGGTGCTGGCCGCGCTGCCCGACCGGGAACGGGACGTGTTACGCCGTATCGCGGTCACCGACCAGGTCTCCGGTGACCTGCTCGACGCCCTGACCGGGGAGACCGACGGTGACCAGGTGCTGGCCGAACTGCACCAGCGGCTCGGGTTCGTCGTGCCACTCGGTCCCCGGCCCCCGTGGTACCGGTGTCACCGGATGTTGGCGGAGTTGCTCCGCAGCGAGTTGCGGCAGTGGCCGACCGACCGGGTGGTCGAGCTGCATCGTCGGGCAGCCGCCTGGCAGGTGGCGCACGCCCGGCCGGAGGCGGCACTCCGGCACGCGCTCGCCGCCGGGGACCGGGCGCAGGCAATCGACCTGCTGGTCGGGCACTGGACCGAGTTGCTGCCGTACGGTCCGGGCGAACCGGACCCGACATCCGTCGCACCAGCGGCGTCGGGTGTAGGAGCGGTGTCGGGTGTAGCAGCGGTGTCGGGTGTACCGGTCGGGCCGGCACGGGACGCGCTCGGGCCGGCCGGAGCGTCGACCGCCTTCGGAGATTCGGAGCTGGCCCTGGCGTACGCGGCGGAGCACCTGAGCCGGCACGATCCGGCGGCTCGAGACTGGCTGCGGCGTGCCGTGGCTGACGAAGGTTTGCGTACCGGGAAGCGGGCAGATCGGTTCGCCGTGCCGGTCGCGGCACTGCAACTGGCCGCCGCGCGACTCACCGGCGACCCGGCGGACGTACGCCCCGCCGTCGACCGGCTGCTCGCCGTCGCGCCCCCGGGCGGACCGGCCGCCGGCCAGCCCCCCGCCGACCTCGCCCTGCGGGCCATCGCGCACACCACACTCGGCAGCACGCTGCTCGGTGCCGGTGACCTGTCAGCGGCCGAGGCCGAACTCACCGTGGGCCTGGCCGACGCGGAACCGGCTGGTCTGCCTCGGGCGACCCGAGCCTGTGCGGCCGGGCTCGCCCTCGTGCACGCGGTCCGGGGCCGGCTGCGCGCCGCCGAGGAGGCGGCGCGGATGGCGCTGGAACCGACCCCCCGACCGGGCGGAGCCACGTTCTCCCCGGCTGAGCCGCTGCCGCATGGTCCGCATCCGGGCGACTGCGCCGCCGCCCACCTGGCACTGGCGGTCGTCGCCCTGGAACGGAACCGCCCGCTGGACGCCGACAGTCAACTCGCCCTCGCCGGCCAGTGGCCTGGTGCGGGCGGCGACCCCGCGCTTGCCGCGCTCGCCGCCCTGGTCCGGGCGCGGCTGCTACGGGTACGTGGCGATCTGGCCGGCGCCCAGCGGATCCTGCGAGCCGGCCGGGAAGAGTTGGCCGACCTGCCGGAGTCCGTGGAGCTGACGCACGGGCTGTTGGCGGCCGAGGCCGACCTGCATACCGCGCACGGCGACACCACCGCCGCCCGTGATCTGTTGTTACCCCTGGTCAATGGTGGTCCGCCGCCGTTCGAGGCGCTCGCGGTGGCGCTGGCCCGCAGCTACCTGGCCGACGATGACGCGGCTGCCGCGTCCCGGGCCCTGCCCACATGGACCGATCCGGCGGCGCACCACTGGCCGGTGCCGGTACGACTCACGGCCGGTCTGCTCGACGCGCTGGCCGCTTGGCGACTCGGTGACCGTCGGCGGGCCGCACACACCCTGGAACAGGTGCTCGCCGTGGCGGAACCGGAGGGCTTCCGGTGGGTCTTCGTCCATGCCGAGCCATCGACCCGGGATCTGCTCGCCGCGCATCTGGACACCGGCACCGCCTACTGGCCCACCATCAGCGAGCTGGTCGTGGCGCAGGAGCCGCCGAACAGCGGGCCGGTGGCCCGGCCTGCCCTCGGCGAGCCACTGACCGAACGGGAACTGACCATCCTGCGCTACCTACAGAGCATCCTGTCCAATGTGGAAATCGCCAGCGAGCTGTCCCTGTCGGTCAACACCGTCAAGACCCACATCCGCAACATCTACCGCAAACTTGACACCAGTCGCCGCCGGGAGGCCGTCCGCCGGGCCCGGGAACTGCGTCTGCTCTGACTGCCGAGGCGTGCGCCGGCCAGGCACAGTCAGGTACCGGCCGCCTGGTCGACAGCGGCCAGCAACTCGGTCAGGGCGTACGAACCGTCGTGCCGGATGCCGTTGACGAAGAACGTCGGTGCGTGGTCCACCCCGCTGCGTATTCCGGTGACGAAGTCGTCCCGGACCGGACCCAGGTGGGCGTGGGTACGTAACTCCTCCGCCACCTCGTCCAGCGGTAGTCCGAGCTGCTGCACACCGAGCGAGAGATGGACCGGGTCGAGCTGGTCCTGGTGTTCGAAGAGCCAGTCGTGCATCGTCCAGAACTGCCCCCGGGCACCGGCCGCCTCGGCCGTCTCAGCGGCGTTCTCCGCGTACGGGTGCACGTTGATGATCGGGAAGTGCCGGAACACCAGCCGTACGACCTCGGCACGCTGCCGTAGCAGCTCGGTCAGGTTGGGATGGGCAGCCCCACAGTGCGGACACTGGAAGTCGGCGTAGACGACGACGGTCACCGGGGCGTCGGACGTGCCCCGGATGTGGTCCTCCTCGGTCACCGGCGTCCGCAACCGGCTGACCGTGACCTGCAACGGGGTACTCACGGGTCACAGCCGTACGGTGATGTGGTTGTGCACGTCGACGATGCCCGGCGCGGACCAGGCGATCCGCTCGGCCACCTCGCGTTCGAGCCAGGACCGGACGGTGCCGCTGAGCATGATGACGTCGTCCCGCACCTGGATGTCGATGTGTTCGGCGTCAGCCTCGGCGGTGCGGGTCAGGGCGTCCTTGATCCGCTGCGTCAGGTCGTCCGGCGTCGGTCGGTCACCGGGCCGGACGAAGATGCCGTTGCTGACCCCACGGACGGCGGTCAGCTGGCACACGGCCCGCTCCGCCGCCCGTTTCTGGTGTTCCCACTCGACCTCGCCGCGCAGGGTGACCCAGCCATGGGAGACGGTCACGTCGAGTTCCCGGATCGACACGAAGGCATCCCACTCCAGGGTCTCGGTGACCGCCGTGGCGATCTCCGTATCGCTGCGTTCGGCCGAGGCCGGCAGCCGTACCTCGATGTCGTTGGCCACCGCGCGAACCCGGTTCACCCGGTGCGCGGCCCGTTCCGCCGCCCACTTCTTCGCGTAGTTCTCCACCCAGCCGGCGAGGGTCACCACACCCTCGGTCACCGACACACCGATTTCGTTGGGTTGGATCCGCGGTTCCCAACTCAACTCGTCGAGCACATCGTTCTGGATGTCCCGATCGGTGCGGGTGACCGATTGTGCCGACATGCGTTCCTCCCGAGGTCCCGTCGTTGGGTGCACGCCCCGGCCAACCGGTGCGGCACCCGTCATCGCTGATGCTCGCGCCCCGCCGGGTGAGTCGCCCTCGTCCGCAGCGGGTGATCCAGCCGTCGTGGCGGCGGACGAATCGACTGCCGTGGAATTCCCGGCCCGTGCCCCCCGAGACCACCCGGTGGGCCATATCGTGGGTCCTCGACAGCGGGCCGGTGGTTGCGGCGACGACGGTGAGGAACGGCGGATGACGACGGAACAGGAAGCGCCACCGACGTCCCCGGACGGGGCGGATCACACGGAAGAGTCCGGCTCCCGGGGTCGTACCGCCGGTCGTTTCCTGCTCCGGCTGCTGCGGCACGAATGGACCCTGGCCTCGATCGGCGGGCTGCTGCTCGCGGTCGTCCTGACCTGGCCGACGCTGCGGGACATCACCGAGACGATCCCGCAGGACATCGGCGACCCGATCCTCCAGGCGTGGCAGATCGCCTGGGGTGGGCACGTGCTGACCACCGACCCGACCCAGCTCTGGCACTCCAACACGTTCTTTCCGGAGCCCTACACCTACGCCTATTCCGACACGCTGCTCGGCTACGCCCCGGCCGGCATGATCGGCGAGGGGCCGGTCGCGGCCGTGGTGCGCTACAACATCCTGTACGTCCTGGTGCACGCGCTCGCCTTCGTCGGCGCGTACGCCCTGGTCCGTCAGCTCGGCGCGAACCGGATCGGCGGGGCGGTGGCCGGCGTGGCCTTCGCGTACGCCCCGTGGCGGTTGGCCCAGGCCGGCCACCTGCACGTGCTCTCCATCGGCGGGATCGCGCTCGCCCTGGCGATGCTGGCCCGAGGCCATGGCTGGTCGCTGCGGCACGGCTACCGGCCGCAGCGGCGCCGGCCCGGTTGGGCGCTGGCCGGCTGGCTGGTCGCCGCCTGGCAGATCACCCTCGGCTTCGGCGTCGGCCTGCCCTTCGGGTACGTCCTCGGCCTGCTCTGCCTGGCGGCGCTGGTCGGGTACGGCTGGTCGTGGTGGCGGCGGAAGGCGCGGCCCGTCTTCGGCGGTCGACTGCTCGCGGCTGACCTGGTCGGTGGGGTGCTCTTCGCGGCGGTGACCTTCTTCATGGCGCTGCCCTACCTGGAGGTGGTGGAACGGCACCCGGCCGGGCGGCGCACGCTGGCGCACATCGAGATGTTCTCGCCGCCGTTGCGCGGCTTCTTCATCGCGCCGTCCGAGTCGTGGCTCTGGGGTGAGCGGCACGCCGCCGCCCGGGACACCTTGACGTTCGCCGGGGAGATGACCCTGCTGCCGGGGGTCACCCTGATCGCGCTGGCCGGTGCCGGGCTGTTCCTCTCCGCGTGGCGGCCGATCCACCGGGTGTTCCTCGCGGTCGGCGTGCTGGTCAGCGTCGCACTCGCCTCGGGTACCCGGTTCGGCGGCGACGGTGATCCGGGCTACGCGACACTGGTCAACTACTTCCCTGGCTGGGACGCGCTGCGTACGCCGGGCCGGCTGGTGCTCTGGACCACGCTGCTGCTCGCCATACTGGCGGCTGGTGCGCTCAGCGCGAATCTGCGTCGGCCGGAGCCGATCGCCGCACCGGTCGCCGGCACGGCTACCGACACGACTGCTCGACCCGTCGCCGGAACGGCTACCGACACCGAGACCGGAACGGCCGCTCGGCGGCGCCCCCGGCGCCGATGGTTCGTCCGGTTGGCCATGCTCGTGCCGCTCGCCCTGGTCATGCTGGAGGGGATCAACCTCACTCCACATGCGACGGTCATCCCGCAGCCGGCCGCCCTTCGGGACCAGGCCGGTCCACTGCTGGTGCTACCGAGCGACGGCATCCTCGAATACAGCGTCATGCTCTGGTCGACGGATGGTTTCCCCCAGGTCGTCAACGGACTGGCCTCGTTCACGCCGGACACCCAGGCACAGACCCGGGCGATGACGGTGAGTTTCCCGGACGCGGCGAGTGTCGCCTATCTACGAAACCTCGGTATCCGAACCGTTGTCGTGCTTCCCGGGTATGCGGTGGGCACCCCATGGCAGGATGTGCTTGACCGGCCGGTGGACGGACTGGATGTCCGACGCGAGGAGATCGCTGGCGCGGTGGTCTTCCACCTCAGCTGATTGGTGTCCCGACCGGGTCGGACGGCGTGTCCGTCCGGCGACCAAGCGCGGGATGCCGGGGAGGTGGGGGATGGACCGGCAGGCGGCGGCGCTGTTCGGGGGCATTGTCGCGGTGGGGCTCGGACCTGCCGTCTGGCTGGGCGGCACGCTGTTCCGGGTTGATCCGGCCCCACGGAACCCGGTGCCGGTGATGACCGAGTTGCCGACCGTCGCGCCGACCGAGTCCAGGACCACGCCGGGGGCGACCCCCGATCCGTTGCCCACCGAACCGACCGGTCCCTATCGGGGTGGCCCGGACTGGTATCCGTCCGGGGGGCCGACCTTTGTCCCCGATCCGGTCGATCCGCTGCCGGAACCGAGCGAATCGGCGGCGCCGTCGGGTTCGCCGTCGCCGGGGGAGACCCCGCCACCCGCGACGCCCGATCCCGGCACCGAGCCGCCGAGCCGCCCATGGCCCGCCGTGCCCTGGCCCGCTGATCCGTGGTCAGACCATCCCGGGCCGGATCGGCCAGGGCCAGGTTGGCGGACCCAGGTTGACAGACTGCATCCGTACATGTGAATGTTTGCGCGTGGCCGGTGCGGGAGCCGAGCCGGTGTGGGAGCGTAGGGCCGTCTCCCACGTCAGGTAGTTTTCGCTCCCGCACGTGCCCGGCGCTGGCGGTCGGTCGATCCCCACCATCCGGGACCCGGCTTGCCGTGGCGCGGGTCGGTGACCCGCCCCTGACGCGATGCGGGACTTCCGAGAGGAAGCCGTGATGCGTAGGAGTCCTGGCGGCGTACTCGTGTCCGCCGCGACCGCGACGGCGGTCGCCGTCGCCACTGGCGCGGTGGCTGCCGCCGCCCAGTTGATCATTGGCCCGTCGACCTCGGCATCGGCCGCCGTGGTGGAGCCGTACTCGTGGAAGAACGTCCGGATCGACGGTGGCGGGTTCGTCCCGGGCATCGTCTTCAACCAGACCGAACGGAACCTGATCTACGCGCGTACCGACATCGGGGGTGCCTACCGCTGGGAGCAGGCCAGCCAGTCGTGGACCCCGCTACTGGACTGGGTGGGCTGGGACCGGTGGGGCTGGAACGGGGTGCTGAGCATCGCCACCGATCCGGTCCAGACCAACCGGGTGTACGCCGCCGTCGGCATGTACACCAACAACTGGGACCCGAACAACGGTGCGATCCTGCGCTCGGCCGACAAGGGGGCCACCTGGCAGGCGACCGAACTGCCGTTCAAGGTCGGCGGCAACATGCCCGGTCGAGGCCAGGGCGAACGACTCGCCATCGACCCGAACCGCAACAGCATCCTCTACTACGGTGCCGAAGGCGGCAACGGACTGTGGCGCAGCACCGATCATGGCGTCACCTGGGCGAAGGTCGCCAGTTTCCCGAACCCCGGCAACTACGTCCAGGACCCGGGCGACAGCAGCGGCTACCTGAGCCAGAACCAGGGAGTCACCTGGGTCGGCTTCGACAGGAGCACCGGTACGGCCGGCAACACCACCCAGACCATCTACGTCGGGGTGGCGGACAAGCAGAACCCGATCTACCGCAGCACCGACGGCGGCACCTCCTGGGCACGCCTCCCCGGCTCGCCGACCGGCTACCTGGCCCACAAGGGCGTGGTCGACCACATCGGGGGACACCTCTACCTCGCCACCAGTGACACCGGTGGCCCGTACGACGGGGGCAAGGGCGACGTCTGGAAGTTCAGCCGGAGCACCGGAGCGTGGACCCGGATCAGCCCGATCCCGTCCAGCAGCTCCGACGACTACTTCGGCTACAGCGGACTGACCATCGACCGGCAGAACCCGGACACGATCATGGTGGCCACCCAGGTCTCCTGGTGGCCGGATGCGATCTTCTTCCGGAGCACTGACGGCGGCGCGACCTGGACCCGGATCTGGGACTGGACGAGCTACCCCAATCGCAGCAAGCACTACACGATGGACGTCGCCTCGGTGCCCTGGCTGACCTTCGGCAGCAACCCGGCCCCACCCGAGGAGACCCCGAAGCTCGGCTGGATGAACGAGTCACTGGAGATCGACCCGTTCGACGGCAACCGGCTGATGTACGGCACCGGCGCGACCATCTACGGCACCACGAACCTGCGGGACTGGGACTCCGGCAGCCAGATCACCATCCGGCCGATGGTCAAGGGGCTGGAGGAGACCGCCGTACTCGACCTGGTCAGCCCGCCGACCGGGGC is a window of Micromonospora polyrhachis DNA encoding:
- a CDS encoding LuxR C-terminal-related transcriptional regulator — encoded protein: MVEDRIGDGRRLPPLLAAKLAVAALPGETVARPRLFRLLDAGVTGPVTLVNAPAGWGKTTLLSAWSRARDARTPAWLSVQSGDTGDRLWAYLWAALIPDGPDGRVVAGSVGRPGFLEHLAAVLAERAEPTILVVDDLHLVDDPTVLDGLEALLRHTGDRLRLVLGCRRAPTLALHRRRLSGELTEIGATELAFTAEETTELLAAHEVTLAARQVHDLRTRTEGWPAGLRIAARWLRGHPDPERFVAGFSGDHPDVAGYLAEEVLAALPDRERDVLRRIAVTDQVSGDLLDALTGETDGDQVLAELHQRLGFVVPLGPRPPWYRCHRMLAELLRSELRQWPTDRVVELHRRAAAWQVAHARPEAALRHALAAGDRAQAIDLLVGHWTELLPYGPGEPDPTSVAPAASGVGAVSGVAAVSGVPVGPARDALGPAGASTAFGDSELALAYAAEHLSRHDPAARDWLRRAVADEGLRTGKRADRFAVPVAALQLAAARLTGDPADVRPAVDRLLAVAPPGGPAAGQPPADLALRAIAHTTLGSTLLGAGDLSAAEAELTVGLADAEPAGLPRATRACAAGLALVHAVRGRLRAAEEAARMALEPTPRPGGATFSPAEPLPHGPHPGDCAAAHLALAVVALERNRPLDADSQLALAGQWPGAGGDPALAALAALVRARLLRVRGDLAGAQRILRAGREELADLPESVELTHGLLAAEADLHTAHGDTTAARDLLLPLVNGGPPPFEALAVALARSYLADDDAAAASRALPTWTDPAAHHWPVPVRLTAGLLDALAAWRLGDRRRAAHTLEQVLAVAEPEGFRWVFVHAEPSTRDLLAAHLDTGTAYWPTISELVVAQEPPNSGPVARPALGEPLTERELTILRYLQSILSNVEIASELSLSVNTVKTHIRNIYRKLDTSRRREAVRRARELRLL
- a CDS encoding DsbA family protein; this encodes MSTPLQVTVSRLRTPVTEEDHIRGTSDAPVTVVVYADFQCPHCGAAHPNLTELLRQRAEVVRLVFRHFPIINVHPYAENAAETAEAAGARGQFWTMHDWLFEHQDQLDPVHLSLGVQQLGLPLDEVAEELRTHAHLGPVRDDFVTGIRSGVDHAPTFFVNGIRHDGSYALTELLAAVDQAAGT
- a CDS encoding BON domain-containing protein; translation: MSAQSVTRTDRDIQNDVLDELSWEPRIQPNEIGVSVTEGVVTLAGWVENYAKKWAAERAAHRVNRVRAVANDIEVRLPASAERSDTEIATAVTETLEWDAFVSIRELDVTVSHGWVTLRGEVEWEHQKRAAERAVCQLTAVRGVSNGIFVRPGDRPTPDDLTQRIKDALTRTAEADAEHIDIQVRDDVIMLSGTVRSWLEREVAERIAWSAPGIVDVHNHITVRL
- a CDS encoding cellulose binding domain-containing protein, translated to MRRSPGGVLVSAATATAVAVATGAVAAAAQLIIGPSTSASAAVVEPYSWKNVRIDGGGFVPGIVFNQTERNLIYARTDIGGAYRWEQASQSWTPLLDWVGWDRWGWNGVLSIATDPVQTNRVYAAVGMYTNNWDPNNGAILRSADKGATWQATELPFKVGGNMPGRGQGERLAIDPNRNSILYYGAEGGNGLWRSTDHGVTWAKVASFPNPGNYVQDPGDSSGYLSQNQGVTWVGFDRSTGTAGNTTQTIYVGVADKQNPIYRSTDGGTSWARLPGSPTGYLAHKGVVDHIGGHLYLATSDTGGPYDGGKGDVWKFSRSTGAWTRISPIPSSSSDDYFGYSGLTIDRQNPDTIMVATQVSWWPDAIFFRSTDGGATWTRIWDWTSYPNRSKHYTMDVASVPWLTFGSNPAPPEETPKLGWMNESLEIDPFDGNRLMYGTGATIYGTTNLRDWDSGSQITIRPMVKGLEETAVLDLVSPPTGASLISGLGDVGGFRHTNLDAVPPMMFTSPIFTSTTSLDYAESNPAVMVRAGNFTDADRPNDSHVAFSTDGGANWFQGTEPGGINSGGTVAASADGSRFVWAPGDSGQPVVRSVGFGNTWTTATGIPANARIESDRVDPNRFYGLSGGRFYVSTDGGASFTATAATGLPTDGRFTALPGTAGDIWLTGAEAASGGIWRSTDAGASFTKLTTITGAVSVGFGRAAPGRTHPAVFTMGTVDGRTGVYRSDDTGVTWVRINDDQHQYGNAGEAITGDPRIYGRVYLGTNGRGILYGDRLGGPTTGPTATPTGSPTTGPTGSPSPTGAPTTPPPTTPPPTSSPPAGACAASYRVTNSWSGGFQAEVTVRNTGSSAVTGWAVGWTFPDGQTISQLWGGTHTQTGANVTVRNLSYNGNLAPNATTTFGFLGTWAGVNGVPATISCTGS